One Bosea sp. 124 genomic window, ATCAACCATCCTTGGGAGGATACCATGCGTCTCATCACTTTGACTGCGCTCGCAGCGCTTGCCACCTCCATGACCGCCGCCCGGGCTGCGGATGTGGAGTGGAAATTCTACACCTACTTCGCCGCCAACGATAAGCCGACCCTGCTGCACAAGGCCTTCGCCGAGGATATCGGCAAGGCCAGCGGCGGACGCTTCAAGATCAACGTCTTCGCCTCCGGCGAACTGCCCTACAAGGCGGCCGACGTGCTCCGCGTCGTCGCGCAGAACCAGGTCGAGATGGGCGATGTCGCCTTTGGCTTCGTCGCTGGCGACGTGCCTGCGCTGAATGCCCTGTCGATGCCGTTCTCCTGCACCTCGATGGACAAGTTCTACGACAAGGTCGCTCCTGCCATCGCGCCTGCGATCGACGATGAACTCGGCAAGCGCTTCAAGGTCCACAGCGCCATGCAATGGGTAATGCCGCCGCAGCAGCTCTGGCTGACCAAGCCGGTGGAAACGCTCGACGCCTTCAAGAACCTGAAGGCCCGTTCCTGGAATCGCGAGCAGAGTGAGATGATGCGGCTGCTTGGCGGCTCCGGCGTGTCGATCACGCCTGCCGAAGTGATTCCGGCCCTGCAGCGCAAGGTCGTCGACGGTGCCTTCACGGCGGCCGTGCCAGCGCTCGACTGGAAGTTCAACGAGGTCACGCCCTATGCGCTGATGCTGAACCTGACGCTGGCGCACCAGATCGTGGCGGTGAACCAGGCGGCGCTCGACAAGCTGCCGGCCGATCTCAAGCAGCTCCTGCAGGCCAAGTCGCAGGAATGGGCCGGCCGCTACCGCACGGAGCTGATCCAGGCCGACAAGGATGCGCGCAAGACCCTGGCCGAGAAGGGCGTGAAGCTGCGCGAGGTCACCGCGGCGGAAAACACCCAGCTCCAGCAGACGGTCAAGCCGATCTGGCAGGAATGGACCGACAAGAACGGCGCGCCGGCCAAGGCGATGCTCGACGTCGCCGTGGCTGCCTGCAACTGAGGGGAGCGCTGCCTCGGCGGCGAGCAACGGTCATGCTGACCCGGTTTTTCGACCAGCTTGACCGCTGGCTCATCGCCGTGGCCGCGATCATTCTGATCGGGCTCGGCACCCTGATGAATCTCGAAGTCGGGGCGCGCACGCTGCTGTCGCGCTCGACCCAGGTATCCGACGAATTCTCCGGATACGGGCTTTGCGCGATCACCATGCTCTGCCTGGTTCCCGCGATGCGGCGCGAGCGCTTCCTGCGCGTCGACGGCATCGTCGAACGGTTGAGTCTGCCGCTCCAGCGCGCCGCCGAAACCTTTGGTGCGCTGATCGGGCTCGCGGTCAGCGCGGTGCTGTGCTGGGCGACCGGGAAACTGGCCTGGACGAGCTTTCAGTTCGACTCGCGCTCGATCGAGATGTCGCAAACGCCGCTCGCCTGGCCCCAGGCCTTGATGCCGCTCGGCTTCGCGCTGCTGGCGCTGGCCTTCGCCGAAACCGCCTGGCGCAAGTTGCGCGGCACAGCGGCCAGCCGCGCCGAGGAGCGGTCATGAACTGGACTGATCTGCTGCTGATCTACCTGGCTCTGCTCGGGGGCTGCCTCGTCGGCGGCGCCAGCATCGGCGCGGCAATGGGCTTCGTCGGCATCGTCGGCGTCTCGCTGGCGTCAGGCACCATGCTCTGGCCGAGCTTCGGCGACATCATCTGGAACACTGCGACGAATTTCACGCTGGTCTCGATCCCGCTCTTCATTCTGATGGGCGAACTCATCCTTCAGGGCGGCATCGCGACGCGCTTCTACACCGGCATCGCGCCGCTGTTTCGGCGCATTCCAGGCGGGCTTGCCCAGACCAACATCTTCGGCTGCGCGATTTTCTCGGCGATCGCCGGCTCGTCGGTGGCGACGGCGCTGACAGTCGGCACGGTGGCCGTCGGCGAAATGCGCGCGCGCGGCTACGATGATCGGCTCACGCTCGGCACTCTGACGGCCGGCGGCTGCCTCGGCATCCTGATCCCGCCCAGCATTCCGCTGATCGTCTACGGCTCGATCACACAGGCCTCGATCGTCGACCTGTTCATGGCCGGCGTCGTACCCGGCATCCTGCTGGCACTGATCTTCTCGGTCTATGTCGCGATCCGCGTGACCCTGTCGCCGCAACTGATGCCGAGCCGGGAAGTCGTGGCGGCCGAGGTGGCGGGCCAGCCGATCCGCGATGTGCTGCCGGTGGTGCTGCTGATCTCGGCCGTCATCGGGGGCATGTATTTCGGCATCGTCACTCCGACCGAGGCCTCGGCTTTCGGCTGCCTAATCGCGCTCGTCATGTCGCTGCTCTATCGCGAACTCAGCGCGGCCCGCTTCCGCAAGGCCGTGGTCAACGCGCTCCTGACCAGTGCCGTCGTGATGTTCATCACGCTCAACGCGCAACTGCTCAATTTCGCCATCGTATCGTCCGGCGTGGGGCGCGGTCTCGCCGGCTGGCTGGCTGCGCTGGACGTCCCGGCCTTCGCATTCTTCTGCATTCTGCTGCTGATCTATCTCGTGGTCGGCATGTTCATCGACGGCCTCTCCATCGTGCTGCTGACGGTGCCGCTGCTCTACCCGGCGCTGCCCGCGCTCGGATACGATATCGTCTGGTTCGGCATCATTCTGGTTGTGTTCATCGAACTCGGCGCCCTGACGCCACCGATGGGGCTGAATCTGTTTGCGGTGCAGTCGATCGTGCCGGACCGCAAGCTCTCGGATGTGGCCTGGGCGTCGTTGCCCTATTGCTTCCTGATCATCGGTTTCGCCTTCCTGCTCTATTTCTTTCCCGGCATAGCCTTGTGGCTGCCGCAGACGCTGAAGTGAGATGATATGTTCGCCCCGCCAGCCATTGTGACGACACGGCTCATCGCCAGACTGCCCGACCAGTTCCGCAAGCCTGCGGCAACCTCGGAATGGCACCAGAGCCAGCCGGGCAATCTCTGGGGCCATTCGCTGCTCGAAGGTCCCGTTCTGGACGGCACAGGCGGGTTGTACTGCGTCGATATTCCATGGGGCCGCGTCTTCCACGTCGCGGCCGGTGGCGAGTTCAGCCTTGTCGCGGAATACGATGGCGAGCCCAACGGCATGAAGCTTCTGCCGACCGGCGAATTGCTCATCGC contains:
- a CDS encoding TRAP transporter large permease, coding for MNWTDLLLIYLALLGGCLVGGASIGAAMGFVGIVGVSLASGTMLWPSFGDIIWNTATNFTLVSIPLFILMGELILQGGIATRFYTGIAPLFRRIPGGLAQTNIFGCAIFSAIAGSSVATALTVGTVAVGEMRARGYDDRLTLGTLTAGGCLGILIPPSIPLIVYGSITQASIVDLFMAGVVPGILLALIFSVYVAIRVTLSPQLMPSREVVAAEVAGQPIRDVLPVVLLISAVIGGMYFGIVTPTEASAFGCLIALVMSLLYRELSAARFRKAVVNALLTSAVVMFITLNAQLLNFAIVSSGVGRGLAGWLAALDVPAFAFFCILLLIYLVVGMFIDGLSIVLLTVPLLYPALPALGYDIVWFGIILVVFIELGALTPPMGLNLFAVQSIVPDRKLSDVAWASLPYCFLIIGFAFLLYFFPGIALWLPQTLK
- a CDS encoding TRAP transporter small permease, with product MLTRFFDQLDRWLIAVAAIILIGLGTLMNLEVGARTLLSRSTQVSDEFSGYGLCAITMLCLVPAMRRERFLRVDGIVERLSLPLQRAAETFGALIGLAVSAVLCWATGKLAWTSFQFDSRSIEMSQTPLAWPQALMPLGFALLALAFAETAWRKLRGTAASRAEERS
- the dctP gene encoding TRAP transporter substrate-binding protein DctP, whose product is MRLITLTALAALATSMTAARAADVEWKFYTYFAANDKPTLLHKAFAEDIGKASGGRFKINVFASGELPYKAADVLRVVAQNQVEMGDVAFGFVAGDVPALNALSMPFSCTSMDKFYDKVAPAIAPAIDDELGKRFKVHSAMQWVMPPQQLWLTKPVETLDAFKNLKARSWNREQSEMMRLLGGSGVSITPAEVIPALQRKVVDGAFTAAVPALDWKFNEVTPYALMLNLTLAHQIVAVNQAALDKLPADLKQLLQAKSQEWAGRYRTELIQADKDARKTLAEKGVKLREVTAAENTQLQQTVKPIWQEWTDKNGAPAKAMLDVAVAACN